The Colias croceus chromosome 11, ilColCroc2.1 genome has a segment encoding these proteins:
- the LOC123695536 gene encoding uncharacterized protein LOC123695536 codes for MTFEKESTLYWNTYIASNGNFMTRSMTENRKRSREDEACEFMPLSKRINNLHINNSLANSNLLSQTSLESSHTIHGDNCIPSPGSSTDSDRRPSYDPGLNSSESNYYHENKLLFELHLERIQRTGQQFPF; via the exons ATGACCTTTGAAAAGGAATCCACTTTATATTGGAATACATATATAGCAAGTAATGGAAACTTTATGACCAGAAGTATGACAGAAAATAG GAAAAGATCGCGTGAGGATGAAGCCTGCGAATTTATGCCTTTGTCtaaaagaattaataatttgcataTAAACAACAGTCTGGCTAATTCAAACCTTCTATCTCAAACCTCACTTGAATCTAGTCATACAATTCATGGTGATAATTGCATTCCTTCTCCAGGCTCATCAACTGATTCAGACAGACGGCCAAGTTATGATCCTGGACTCAATTCTTCTGaaagtaattattatcatgaGAACAAATTATTGTTTGAATTGCATTTAGAAAGAATACAAAGAACAGGGCAACAATTTCCtttttaa